A segment of the Tsukamurella tyrosinosolvens genome:
GCTGCCGGCGTACGGGCCGTACCTGTGGCGGGCGTACCGCGACGGCACCGACTCCAAGGGCTCCGCCTTCCACTACCTGCCCGAGCAGGGCTCCGTGTTGTCCCTGCCGATGCTGCACTTCACGCTGCTCGGCGCGCTCGGCATGATCGGCGTCGTGTGGATCCTGGTGAAGGCCCGATCCACCGGGCCCGCACAGGCACTCGGCCTGGGCATCGCCGGGGCGTACCTGTGGGCCCTCCTCTCGATGACCGTCTCCCCGATCGGCACCACGCTCCTCGGCTTCCGCACCGAGCCGGTCCTGCACATCCTGCTCGCCGCCGCGGGCGCGCTCGGCGCGGTCACCATGGTCGGCGCGCTCGGCGACGGCTATCCGCGCTACCGCGACGCCGGCGTCGCGCTCGGCGTGCTGGCCGCCATCGGTGTGGCGCAGACGATCCCGGCGCAGCTGGCCGGGGAGATCGCCGTCGCCTACTCGGACACCGACGGCCACGGCGAGCGCGGCGACCGCCGGCCCGCGGGCGCGGAATCGTCGTACAAGGACGTCGACGCGGCCATCCTCGCCGCGACGGGCAGGCCGCGGACCGACACCGTCGTGCTCACGGCCGACTACGGCTTCCTCGCGATCTACCCGTACTGGGGCTTCCAGAACCTCACGTCGAACTACGCGAACCCCCTGGCGCACTTCACCGCCCGGTCCGCGGCGATCGAATCGTGGGCGAAGCTGGAGACGCCGGACGAGCTGGTGAAGGCGCTCGGCGAGACGCCGTGGCGCGCCCCGGACGCCTTCGTCTTCCGACGGTCCGCCGACGGCCTCTCGCTGCGCCTCGCCGAGGACGTGTACCCCAACGACCCGAACGTGCGCCGGTACACGGTCGTCTTCCCCGAGAAGCTCTTCGAGGACCCGAGATTCGCCGTCACCGAGACGGGCCCGTTCGTCGTGATCGTGAGGAAGTGACCATGTCCCTGTCCCGTTCCGTGCGCGACCTCATGCAGCGCCGCAGCCTGCTCCCCGACTCGATCGACGCCGCGCTCGCCGGGAAGGGGCGGACGGTGCGCGGCCTGCGGATCGTCGTGACCGGGGCGTCGGCGGGCATCGGCCGCGAGGCGGCGCTCCAACTGGCCGCTCGCGGCGCCCACGTGATCGCGGTGGCCCGGCGCGAGGAGGAGCTCGAGGAACTCACCGCGCTCACCGGCGGCGAGTACCGCGTGTGCGACCTCACCGACACCGACTCGATCGACGGGCTGCTCACGAGCCTGGGCGAGGTCGACGTGCTGATCAACAACGCCGGCCACTCCATCCGGCGGACGATCGCCGATTCCACCGAGCGCTTCCACGACTACCAGCGCACGATGAATCTCAACTACTTCTCCGCCGTCCAGCTCTCGCTCGGCGTGCTGCCGGGGATGATCGAGCGCGGCCGCGGGCAGATCGTCAACGTCTGCACGTGGGGCCTGCTCGCCAACACCTTCCCCAAGTTCTCCGCCTACGCGGCGTCCAAGAGCGCGCTCGCGATCTTCGGGCGCAGCCTGAACGCGGAGCGCCCGCACCCGGGCGTGCACGCCACGAACGTCTACTTCCCGCTGGTCCGCACCGAGATGATCGCGCCCACGGCCGAGTACTCCGGCGCCTCGGCGCTCGAGCCCGACGAGGCGGGCCGCTGGCTCGTCCGCGCGGTCACGCACCAGCCCGTGGAGGTCTCGCCCGCGGCGCTGCGTGCCCTGCTGCCCGTCGTCGATCTCCTCTCCCCCGCGACCTCGGACCGGACGATCTCGTCGCTGACCTGAGCCGGGGCGGCCGGGGCGGCCGTCGGGATCGCACCCCTTACCCGACGTAACTTTGATTTGCCTCACCTAACGTGCGGGGTACGCTTCGGCGCGTGATGAAACGATCCCT
Coding sequences within it:
- a CDS encoding arabinofuranosyltransferase translates to MTDTRTVDAPEAPARGRDLALDLAAAAILAAAVGVVGWFAISSVEWPAYSSSNVTRAFSTVFQVIAIVVLAGCAVLLSRSVPAWQARAARLLSFATVAGFVTVTLALPLGGTKLYLGGISVDQQFRTEYLTRFTSSPRLADMTYIDMPPLYSPGWFWLGGRFAKLFGLEGWAAFQPWSIISLAVAAAIALALWLTVVGPARAIAATLATTVAMLLYGSAEPYGAAVAILLPPALVVAWSAILRGRRGAIALVGVYLGVAVWFYTLYLGVAAFTIVLMGVVALAATWIRDRRFEWRYPARVVAMGAIAIAIGLPAYGPYLWRAYRDGTDSKGSAFHYLPEQGSVLSLPMLHFTLLGALGMIGVVWILVKARSTGPAQALGLGIAGAYLWALLSMTVSPIGTTLLGFRTEPVLHILLAAAGALGAVTMVGALGDGYPRYRDAGVALGVLAAIGVAQTIPAQLAGEIAVAYSDTDGHGERGDRRPAGAESSYKDVDAAILAATGRPRTDTVVLTADYGFLAIYPYWGFQNLTSNYANPLAHFTARSAAIESWAKLETPDELVKALGETPWRAPDAFVFRRSADGLSLRLAEDVYPNDPNVRRYTVVFPEKLFEDPRFAVTETGPFVVIVRK
- a CDS encoding SDR family NAD(P)-dependent oxidoreductase, with protein sequence MSLSRSVRDLMQRRSLLPDSIDAALAGKGRTVRGLRIVVTGASAGIGREAALQLAARGAHVIAVARREEELEELTALTGGEYRVCDLTDTDSIDGLLTSLGEVDVLINNAGHSIRRTIADSTERFHDYQRTMNLNYFSAVQLSLGVLPGMIERGRGQIVNVCTWGLLANTFPKFSAYAASKSALAIFGRSLNAERPHPGVHATNVYFPLVRTEMIAPTAEYSGASALEPDEAGRWLVRAVTHQPVEVSPAALRALLPVVDLLSPATSDRTISSLT